One Spiroplasma endosymbiont of Cantharis nigra DNA segment encodes these proteins:
- the rplJ gene encoding 50S ribosomal protein L10, producing MSNTRPAHAKKNEIVKEISDRIQNCKGMVIAEYKNLTVAQMTDLRNKAREKGIFIKVYKDSLFRRATEELKIKGLDSYLVQQNIYIFSDEEALFPAKLVSEFAKLNSDLVLKAGIYEGNVMDTAAINEIASLPSKEELYSMFASSLIYPLRQFMLTVKEIANTKAE from the coding sequence ATGTCAAACACAAGACCAGCTCATGCTAAAAAGAATGAGATAGTTAAAGAAATTTCAGACAGAATACAAAACTGTAAAGGTATGGTAATTGCTGAATATAAAAATTTAACTGTAGCACAAATGACAGACTTAAGAAATAAGGCTCGTGAAAAAGGGATTTTTATTAAAGTTTATAAAGATTCATTATTTAGAAGAGCAACTGAAGAATTAAAAATTAAAGGACTAGATTCTTATTTAGTACAACAAAATATTTATATTTTTTCAGATGAAGAAGCTTTATTTCCAGCAAAATTAGTTTCTGAATTTGCAAAATTAAATTCAGATCTAGTTCTTAAAGCAGGTATTTATGAAGGAAATGTTATGGATACAGCAGCAATTAATGAAATTGCTTCTCTTCCATCAAAAGAAGAGTTATACTCAATGTTTGCTTCATCACTTATTTACCCATTACGTCAATTTATGTTGACTGTAAAAGAAATAGCAAATACAAAAGCAGAATAA
- the hpt gene encoding hypoxanthine phosphoribosyltransferase has product MTSIKHKLKLLISKHEIERQITNLANELNEEFKENEISLIFILNGSVFFFADLARKLNMPIKIDTISVSSYLGTHSTREVKFYKKITKPIVENKHVLIIEDIIDTGKTLTTVYEYLDSLKPKTLDIITLADKQGCHPNFKYKYKSLFKVPNKFIVGYGFEIDDLYRQLDQIYTIENN; this is encoded by the coding sequence ATGACAAGTATTAAACATAAATTAAAATTATTAATTTCAAAACATGAGATAGAAAGACAAATAACAAATTTAGCAAATGAATTAAATGAGGAATTTAAGGAAAATGAGATAAGCTTAATATTTATTCTTAATGGCTCTGTTTTCTTTTTTGCAGATTTAGCAAGAAAGTTGAATATGCCAATTAAAATAGATACTATTTCTGTATCAAGTTATTTAGGTACTCATTCAACAAGAGAAGTGAAGTTTTATAAAAAAATAACAAAACCAATTGTTGAAAATAAACATGTTTTAATAATTGAAGATATTATTGATACAGGCAAAACTTTAACTACTGTTTATGAATATTTAGATTCCTTAAAACCCAAGACACTAGATATAATTACTCTTGCAGATAAGCAAGGATGTCATCCTAATTTTAAATATAAGTATAAATCTCTCTTTAAGGTTCCAAATAAATTTATAGTGGGCTATGGGTTTGAAATTGATGATTTATATAGACAGCTTGATCAAATTTATACAATAGAAAATAATTAA